A region of the Methylomagnum ishizawai genome:
GCCTCCTCCGCCATCGCCGGGGCCTCGGCGACGCTCCGTTCGCCCGGCCACCAGCGGGCCGCCAGGGCATGGAAATCATGGCCCTGTCCCGTCATGGCGAGGCCGCGGTTGAGCATGATGGCCCCCAGCCCGATCACGATCACCCCGGAAGCCTTGACGATCTTGGGCGCGAACTGCTTGGACAGGGCGCTGGCGAGCAGGCCGAAGCCCATCATCATCGGCAGGGTACCGAGGCCGAACACGAACAGCATCTTGGCCCCGTCCAAGGGGCTGCCGGTCCCCGCCGCCATGATATACATGGCCTGCAAGGGACCGCAGATGATCATGAGTCCGTTCAGGAGCCCGATGACGAAGGGGTTGCTGTTCTGCCGGTAGGCCTGTCCCAGGTGGCGCATCACGAAGCCCGGCACCTTGATGCGGAAGCGGCTGAGCGAAGGAAACAGGTTCAAGGTCGCCAGCCCGAAAACCAGCAGGAAAATCCCCGCCGCGATCCCCGCCACCCCGCGCATGAACGGCGTGAAGGTCACCACCGCCCCCAAGGCTCCGAACAACCCGCCGATCACGGTATAGGACAGGGTCTTGCCCAGGCCGTAGTAGAGATGGGTGAGGTATTTGGAACCGCCGCTCCCCGCCGCCGCCTTGACCGTATAGCCCACCACCAGGGCGCCGCACATCCCGACGCAATGGAAGCCGGTGAAAATCCCCGCGACGAACAGCAAGGCGTAGCTCAATTGCTCCCCGGCCATGGGCAGGTCGGGATGGCCGCCGAGCAGGGCGTCGAGGTTGAGCAGCGCCACGATGCCGACCAGGATCGACAGGATCGAAACGGCGCGGTAGAGCGCGGCGCGGAAGGCGGTCCAGCGCGGGGCCTTGGGGCGGCTCGGGGAAATCTGGGTGTCGGGGCTCGTACTCATGGAACCTCAAGGGAGTCGGGATGGGACCGCGCCGCAGCCGCCTGTCAGGACCGGGCCAGGGACGCGACGCCATAGCGGTGGGTTGTCTTTTTTATTGTATACAAGCGGCCCGGTCCGGCGGGAACCTCGATCTGAACGGCCCGGTCCGGCGGGAACCTCGACGCGAACGGCCCGGTCCGGCGGGCCTATGGGCGGAGCATGATATATGCCTGGGTTCGTGGATCGCCATGCCCACCGCCGCCGACAGTGGGCGATGGGACGGTGTGCGGCATATCACGCAGGGGCTATGGGCTTTGCCCCGTCCCGTCCGCGCGGGATTCCATGCGGCGCGGACCGAACCCCTGGGAAATAAGTGCTTTCCGGCATGGCACGAAGCTTGTAGATAGGGCGCAATGCTTTATTTCCCCCATTTCAACAGTTCGATGAGGTTATCGATATGGCAACCACCAAAGCCCTGGCCATCGCCCAGCAAACCAATTCCGCCACGCTCCTGTTGGGCACGGGCTTGGCGTTCGCTTCCCTCATCCTGTTGCCGGCCTTCGCCACCCGCCTAGGGCTGGACGCGGTCCTGACCGGGGCCGTGCGTATCGCCCTGATGCGGGCTTCCAGCCGGGTGGTCAGCAATAAGAACCAGGGCGACACCGTGCCGGCCAGTTTCGATTGCCACTGACCCCCGGACCCAAGGTTCTGCGGCGGTTCCCCCCATCGCCGCCGCGAAGACACGCCTCCCTCGGGAGGCGTGTTTTTTATGGCCCGGATTTTCTCCCACGGCCCCGCAGCGGCTATGCTTGCACACACCTTACCCCAACGAGACCGGAACCATGAGCGATACTCCCTACGCCTGCGACCTCTGCCAATTGCCCGTGGAAACCCAAGGCTACGAAGTCTTCACCGTCCAGGGCAGGAAACGCTTCTGCTGCGAAGGCTGCCTGGGTATCTACCGGATGCTGCACGAGTCCGAAATCGTGGACGAGCCGCCCGCGGCCCCCGCCGCCTGATTGCCGCCCACGCTCGCGGACTCCTATAATCGCCCGCCAATGCATCCGGCCATCCAGGTGGTGGCCGGTTCCGACCCTCCACCCCTAAGCTTATACAGAGGGACACCATGGCACATGTACATGGAGCGGCCAAGGCCGCCAAAACCGCCGTCGATCACGCCGCGATGGGTCATGGCACCCAGCGCATGGCCGCGACGATGGAGCACGCCGGACACATGATGGATCATGCCGGACACATGATGGCGAGTATGCCCAAAGCGACCGCCACTATCGCCACGGGAGCCGCCATGGCCGGCGGTGCCGTGGCCGCGACGACAACACAATCCGGGAGCAGTTTCATGAGCATTTTGGCCAAGCATCCTTTGGTGGTTTTCGGCCTGGGCGTGGCCGCGGGCTATTTCGCGCACAAGTACCGCAAGGAAATCATCGCCACCGCCCTCCAGGCCAGCGAAAAGAGCAAGGATTTCGTCCTGCACCAGAAGGAAAACCTGGAAGACCTGGTGGCCGAATGCCACGAACACCAGGACGACGCCGCCGGACCGGCGGCGGACTAAACCCGCCCGACCTTCCTCCCATCGATCCCTAGCCGCCCCGCCCGCCATGTCGATCCAACAACACGTCGTACTCCGCCACCGTTCGGAAGGCCATCTGCGCTTCGATCTCCCCGAATCCCTCCGCGCCCCCGAGGCCGGCGGGCATATCGTCGCTGGCCTTACAGCCATCGAGGGGATCTACCGGGTCGAACTGCGCGAGCGCCAGAGGAAGCTATCGATCCGCTACCTCGCCACGGTCTGCGACTTCGCCGCCGTGGTGCGGAAGCTCCACGCCCTGATCGGCGAACTGGCCGGGAAACCCGCCGAACCCGCCTGCTGCGCGGCCCGCGCCACCGCCGAACGCGCCGTGCAAGCCCGGCCCGCCGAAGGTTCCGCGCTCAAGCGCTGGTTCCGGCAAAAAGCCCAGGAGGCCCAGGAAACCACCCAAGCCCTGGGCATCCTGGCCCAGGCCGGATTGAAGGCGATGAACCGCCGCCCGCGCTGGGTGACGGAGTTCATGAACGACCTCCTGATGCTCTACCTCATCAAAATCCATTGGCACCACATCCTCTACCTGTGGCTGCCGAACCCCTGGCGCCACCGCTATGAATGGATGGCGACCTTCTACCTGATCTATCTCTCGGTCCAAGCCAAGCTGCCCAAGCCCACCTAACCCACGAGGGGATTTCCCATGGCCGTCGCCAGCCCCGAGCCGGTCGGTTTCCAACCCCGGCATTACCGCATCGAACACGCCTTACGGCGGCGGGTGCGTATCCTGGTTCCCGCGCTCCGCAAGGATTTCGAGCGCAGCTATATCCTCGACATCCTGCTGCGCAAGCGCCCCGGCGTGAGGGAAGTCCGCGCCGTGCCGGAAATCGGCTCGGTGGTGGTGCATTTCGACCCGGCCCGCTTGCCCAGGGCCAACCTCCTGACCCTGCTGGACGCGGTGATCCCGAACCTGGGCCAAGGCCAAACCGCGCCCCGGCCCGACGGCGGCGGCACCGAAGCCTCTGGCGAGGTGAAGGAAGTCAGCTTCGCCGTGGAAGGCATGACCTGCGCTTCCTGCGCCTTGTTGATCGAGATTTCGCTGCGGCGCGACCCGCGCATCCAGGACGCCCGCGTCAATCTGGCTTCGCAATCCGCCATGGTGCGCGGTGCCTTGCCCAAGGAGGAGGTCTACGCCTCGGTCGAACGCCTGGGCTACCGCCCCTTGCCGATGGACACCGTGTCCCAGCGCAAGCTGCTGATGGAACGGGAGCGCCAACATCTGGCCGAAGCCAAGCGCAAAGCCGTGTGGGCGGCGGTCTTGAGCGCCCCCGTCACCGCCATCGCCATGCTGGAACCCATGGGCGCGTTCTGGCGCTGGGCGCAGTTCCTCCTCAGCACGCCGGTGGTGTTCTGGGCCGGGAAAGCCTTCTTCACCAAAGCCTTGAAGCTCGCCAAGCAGCGCAAGGCCAATATGGACAGCCTGATCGTCTTGGGCGTGGGCGCGGCCTACGCCTACAGCATGGCCTCGATCTTCTTCCAGCGGCCCTATCTTTATTTCGACGCGGCGGCGGGCATCATCTGTTTCGTGTTGATCGGGCGCTATCTGGAGGAAAAAGCCAAGGGCCGCGCCCACGAAGCCATCCGCCGCTTGCTCGACCTGCAACCCGCCACCGCCAACCTGGTCCGCGAGGACGGCGAAATCGTCACCGTCCCGGTCGATGCTCTCCAACCCGGCGCTATCATCCTGATCCGCCCCGGCGAGAAGATTCCCACCGACGGCCTGGTGATCGAGGGGCTGTCCACCGTGGACGAAGCGATGCTGACCGGCGAAAGCCTGCCGGTGGTGAAGGAGGCGGGCCATCCCGTCACCGGCGGCTGCGTCAACGGCAACGGGGCGCTGAAAGTGCGGGTGGACGCGGTCGGCGCGGATACCGTCCTGGCCGGCATCATCCACATGGTGGAACAGGCGCAATCGTCCAAGCTGCCGATACAGAAGCTGGTGGACCAGATTTCCGGGGTGTTCGTGCCGGGCGTGATGGGCATCGGCGCGTTGACCTTCGCCGGTTGGCTGCTGGCGGGCGCGGGTTTCACCACGGCCTTCGCCAACGCCATCACCGTGCTGCTGATCGCCTGCCCCTGCGCCCTGGGGCTCGCGACCCCCGCCGCCATCATGGTCGGCACCGGGCAGGCGGCCAAGCGCGGCATCTACATCCGCAACGGCGAGAGCCTGGAAACCGCCACCCACCTCACCACCATCATCTTCGACAAGACCGGCACCATCACCGAAGGCAAGCCCTACGTCACCGATTTCCGCAATAGCTCGGAACTGGACGAAGGCGAACTGCTGGGGCTGATCGCGGCGGCGGAATCGCAATCCGAGCATTTCCTGGCCAAGGCCGTGGTGGCCTATGCCAAGGAATTGGGCGGGGCCGTGTACCAAACCGAAAGCTTCGCCGCCATTCCAGGCCGGGGCGTGGAGGCGCGGGTCGCGGGCCGGGATTTGCTCGTCGGCAACCGCGCCTGGATGGAAGAATCCGGCATCGACCTCGACGAACTGCAAGGCCGCGCCTCGACCCTGGCCGAGCAAGGCAAAACCCCGGTGTTCGTCGCCCTGGACGGCCAAGCGGCGGCGCTGTTCGGCATCGCCGACCGGCCACGCGCCGATGCCGGGGAGGCCATCGCCCGCCTGCACCGGTTGGGCGTCAAGACCCTGATGGTGACGGGCGACACCGAAGCCACGGCCCGCTATGTGGCCGGGCAAGTGGGCATCGACGCCGTCATCGCCCACGCCCGCCCCGAGCGCAAGTTGGAAATCGTCAACGAACTCAAGCTCCAGGGCGCGAAGGTCGGCATGATCGGCGACGGCATCAACGACGCCCCCGCCCTCGCCGCCGCCGATGTCGGTTTCGCCATCGGCACCGGCACCGATGTCGCCATCGAGACCGCCGACCTGACCCTGGTCAACGGCGATATCACCAAGGTGGCCGACGCCATGGAACTGAGCGGCTTCACCATCAAGGTCATCAAGCAGAACCTGTTCTGGGCCTTCGGCTACAACACCTTGTCGATCCCGGTCGCGGCCTTCGGCCGGCTCAACCCCATGGTGGCCTCGCTGGCGATGGCGCTGAGTTCGGTGTCGGTGGTGATGAATTCCTTGCGCTTGCAGAGCAAATAACCTCCCATGAAGCGCGTCATCGTCTTCCTCGACTACAGCAATTTCCATCTGTCGCTCTGCAATTTCAGCGGCGGCGAATTCCCCGACCGCAAGCGCTTCGATTTCAGCGGCTTCGTGCAGGCCATCACCGCTGGGATGGACCTCATCAAGGTCTATTTCGTCTGTTCCAGTTCCAGCAGCACCGGCGGCGGGCTACAGCGCTTCTACGATTGGCTGGACGGGCAGGAATATTTCTATGTGAAGCAGTTCGAGCGCCGGGCCAACGACCAGGGCGAACACCGGGAAAAGCAGGTGGATGTGTACCTGGCCTGCCAGGTGGTGGCCCTGGCCTACGAGAACGCCTACGACATCGCCATCATCGTCAGCGGCGACGAGGACTACGTCCCGGCCATCGAGATCGTGCAGCAGAAGGGGAAGATCGTGACCGTGGTGTCGTCGTCGGTGATGCTGAGCGACCAGCTGCGGCGGAAGGCGGACAAGGTGGTGCTGATCGATGGGGAAGGGTTGGATTGCCAGCGGTTTTTTTCTTGATCCGATCCAAGGGCGGAATACGCCGGATGACCGGCTATTCCGCCCTTGATCCTAGGATGGCCTTGGGGCTTGCATCGCTGGCGGACGATCATTCACCGCACAGGGTGGGTCCACCGCAACGATTGGGCACGCTTTCCTTGCATTTTTCATAATAGGCTTGGCAAGCCGCGGCACCGTTATTGTCGACGCATACCTTGTTTTCCCTGTCGCAACCCGCCGATAGCTTTTTCAGGCAGGTTTCACACTTGGCTTCGTCCTTGGCCAACAGCAGGCGCGGGTCGAATCCCGCCAAGGGATCGGCGCCCGCGAAGCAAGAGGCCGGCACCGCCAACGCCAAGAACAACCCAAGCGCGGTCAGCGTATTCCTGAGCTTCATTGGATTCACTCCGCGATCTTGGTGGGCTTGGGTTTGCGTTTGGGTTTACCTTTGCTTTCCTTTCTCGGACTGTTGCCCTTCATCTGCGCGTTCATGGTTCGCTTCCTGTTCGAATAGGCGAAAATCCGCCTCCACCTATCATGCGCCTAATCGTCGATGGGAGAAATAGGCTTCGCGGACGGATAGCCCGCCGGGAGCCACCGCGCCCGGACGACCAGGATACCGGCCTACCGGGCTTCAGAACGGCATTACTCTCCCACCGCCTTCCGCCGCGCCCCATACAACCGCGCATAGACCCCATTCCGGGCCATCAGCGCCTCATGGCTCCCCTCCTCCGCGATCTTGCCCTCCTCGAATACGAACAGCCTATCGGCATGGCGGATGGCGCTGAGCCGGTGGGCCACGATCAAGGTGGTGCGGTGGGCCAGGAATTCGTCCAGGGCATCGTACAAGCGGGCCTCGGTCACGTTGTCCACCGCCGAGGTCGCCTCGTCCAGGATCACCACCTTGGGCTCGGCCAGCACCATCCGGGCGATGGCGAGGCGCTGGCGTTGCCCGCCCGACAAGCGCATCCCGGCCCGCCCCACCACGGTATCCAAGCCGGCCGGCGCGGCCTCGATGGTGTCCCGCAACTGGGCGATTTCCAAGGCCCGCCACAGCGCCGCCTCGTCGGTATCGCGCCCCAGGGTGAGATTGGCCCGCACCGTGTCGTTGAACAGCACCGGGTGCTGCAACACCGTCACCACATGCTCGCGCACCACGTCCATGCCGATGCGCTCGATAGGCTCGCCGTCGTAGAAAATCCGCCCGGCGGTCGCCGGATACAGCCCGATCAAGACCTGCACCAAGGTCGATTTGCCGCCGCCGCTGGCCCCGATCAGGGCGATCTTCTGCCCCGGCGCGATGTCCATGTCGATGCCCTTCAACACCTCCGCGCCGTTGGGATAGGCGAAACGCAAGCCGCGGATACGCAGGCCCACCGTGTCCTTGCCCGCGAAGGGATCGGCGAGGCGGGGATATTCCGGTTCGTGCTGCAAGCCTTGCAGGCGGTCCAGCCGTTCCAGCGCGGCCTTGGCCCCGAACAGCGCGTATTGCAAGCCCAGAATCTCCTGCACCGGCGACATCATGAACCAGAGATACCCCGACACCGCCATCATCTGCCCGACCGTCAGGTCCGAATACACCACCATGAACAAGGCCAACCCCCGGAACAGGTCGAATCCGGCCTGGAACACCAGGAAGCTCAAACGGCTGGCGACATCGCTCTTCCAGACATAGGCGGCGGAGGTTTCCCGCACCGTGCGGGCGGCGGCGATCAAGCGTTCCAGGTAGTGATGTTCGCGGTTGCTGGCGCGGATTTGGTGGATGGCGTCGAGGGTTTCGGTGAGGGCCGATTGGAACACGCCGATGGCCTCGTTCTCCTCGCGCTTGAGGCGCTTGACCCGCTTGCCCATGGCCTGGGCGAAGAAGATCACCACCGGATTCAACAGCAGGATGAACAAGGCCAGTTGCCAATGCATCCACACCAGCACGGTGGCGGTGCCGCACAAGGCCAGTACCGCCACCACGAAGCGCGAAATCACCCCGCCGACGAAGTTGTCGAGGGTGTCGAGGTCGGTGACGAGATGGGTGACCACCGCGCCGCTGCCGAGGGTCTCGTATTCGGCCATGGAGATGCGCCGCAACCGGCCTATCAGGCGATAGCGGATGCGGAACACGATGTCCTTGCCGATGAGGCTGAATTGGCGCGATTGCACCACGTTGAACAGGGTCGCGACCAGCCGCAGCAGCAAGGTCGCGACCAGGAGGACGGTGATATAGAGGACCGGGCCGTGCCATTCCTCCGGGAACAGCCGGTCCATCCAATAGACGCAGGGGCCGGGCTTGCCGAGCAAGACCTCGTCCACCAGCAAGGGCATGAGCAAGGGCACCGGCACCGCCGCCGAGGCCGCGCCGATGGCGACCCCATTGGCGAAGATCAAACCGCGCCTATGCTCCTTGACCACGCCCCGGATATAGGCCCAATCCAGGGGTTCGGCATCGCCGCGCCGGGCTGTCATCGCTATTCATGCTCCTGTGCAAAACGTGACCCGCAGGCCGGAACCCGCGAGTACCCAAACCGGGCTAACCCGCGGAATCCCATGGACGTGGGCGGTCCCGGCATCTCAATCCAACAAGGCGGGATAGACCAGGGGCACGGCATCGGCCCGCAGCCCCTGCCCCGGCGGCGAATAACGGGCATAGGCCGCCGCCGATTTCAGCGGCAGCTTGCCCACCACCTTTTCCAGGTCGGCCAAGCGGATGCCCTGCCGCACCAAGTACACGATATAGGTATGCCGCAACACCTGGGCGTCCACGGTCTCGGGCGAAGGCAATCCCGCGTCCGCCGCCGCGAAGGCGATATGCGCCGCCAAATCCTCCGGGTCGGGCGGCGTCTCGGCAAACCACGCCGGACGGCCCTGGGTTTCCAGGAACGCGGCCCCGAGGCACGGGGCCAGGGGCAGTTCACGCGGCGCGGCCCCGCCGAGCTTGAGCCGCCCACCCGCCAGGTCCACGGCGTCCGGTCCCAGCGCGGCGGCTTCTTCCAAGCCCACGCCCGAGAGCAACAGCCCCAACAATTGCCGCGCCCCGGTATCGGCGGCCTCGAACAACAAAGCCACCTCGGCCAGTTCCAACTCCCGCGGGAACGGGCTTTCCAGCGCCAGAGTGCGCTCGGCCTCGGCCCGGCCCAAGGCCGGCGCGGGCGGCGGGCCTTGGCGTTGCAGCATCAGATTCTCGGGCACCGAATACACGTTGATATTCGGCATCGTCAGCGGGGCGGCGGCGGCGGGTTTCTCGCGGCGGGTCAAAAAGTCGTAGATCAACAGCACCAGCAACGCCGTCCCCAAACTCCCGCCCAGGGCGATGGCGCTGTCCCGCGCATAATCCGGCCACAAGGGTTTGACCGGCGTATAGGCCCGCTCCACCACCTGATAGCGCGGCAGCCGGTCGGTGGGCTTGGCCTCGACCTGGGCCAGCCGGGCCTGGGTGTCGCGATAGACTTCCTCCAGGCGCTTGACCTCCTCTTCCAAGGCCGCCTGCTCGGCGAAGCGGGCGGTGAATTCGCTCACGTCCGCCTTATGCTCCTCGATCTGCTTGCGGATGGCCCGCACCGACTGCGCCGCCGAGGCGTAGGCTTGCTTGGCCTCGCTCAAAGCCTCGTCGCGGCCCTTGTCGATCATCTTGCGGATATCGGCCTCGGCCTGGGCCAACTGCTCCGGGATGACCTTGAGGTTGGCCTGCATCTTGATGTATTGCGGGGTGTATTTGCGCTCCAAGTCCTTGACCTGTTCGCGCAGGAGGTGGGCGCTGAACTGCAATTGCGCCAGCCCGGCCTCGTCGCGCGGCGGCACCACCGGGTCGCCCTTGGCGATGGCGGCCTGCACGGCGTCGAGCTTGGCCTGGGTCTGGACTTCCTCGTCGCTGGCTTTGTTGAGGGCGGCGGTCAGGCCGTTGAGGCGGGCGATGGCTTGGTTCTCGGCGTCGTTCTTGGACAGGATGCCGTGCTTGGCGCGGAACTGGTCCAGTTGGCGGTGCTTGGCCGCGATCTGGTCGGCGAGGCGCCGGGCCTCCTCGTCCAGCACCGAGGAGGTCTGGGTCTTCTGTTCGCGCACGGCCCGCTCGCGGAACTCGCCATAGGCCTCGATCCAAGCGTTGACAAGGGGCGCCAGCACCTCGGCCCGCGGCCCCTGGGCGCTGAGCCGCAGCACGTTGGTATCGGCCACCGGATCGACCTCCAGCATCCCGCGCGCTTCGTCCAGGGTGGGTTTGAGATCGGGCGCGGCTTGGCGCAGGCGCTCCAACGCCGCCTGCAACAGGGAAACATCCAGCAAGGTTTGGCGCTGCACGGCGATTTGCTGGACATCGATCTTGGAGGTTTCGTCGATGGCGGTGGGCGCGACGGTCAGCACCGAGGCGGTGCTTTGGTACACCGGCTCCCGCGACCAGACATAGCCCAGGCTGGCCGCGAGCGAAACCACGAACACGCCGCCGAACAGCCAGGGGCGGCGGCGATTGGGTGGCGGGGACGGTTCGATCAAAGGCGGGTTGGGGAAGAATTCGATATTGGGGGGTGAGGCTGGCATGGAGATTCCTGGGCAGCGATGGGGTGGGATTCCGGGATTACCTTACCCGGCCTGGAACGCAGCTTACAAGCCGAACCCCGGCCCATCCACCGCGCAGTCGAAAAACCCGATAGTCCGCTCCGGCCCGCGATAGGCCAGGGCCATGCGGTAGCCGGTGGCTTCCCAGGTTTTAAGCCGCCAATCCCAGGCCGGGCCGTATTCCGCCGGGACGGCCCCGTAGCGGTCCAAGGCCGGATCGACCGCCACCTGGGCCAGCCCCAAGGCCAGGCCGCGGCCCGTGGCCTTGACGAACGCCTCCTTGCACACCCACAGCCGGGTGAAGGCGGCAAGCCGGATTTCCGGGGCGAGGCCCTGCCACACCGCCAATTCGGCGGGGGCCAGACAAGCCGCCGCCAAGCGCTCCAAATCGCGGTGCGGGCGCTCGGCCTCGATATCCACGCCCAAGGCCAGGTCGCGGGCGAAGGCCAGCACGGCGGCCCCATGGGTATGCGAGACATTGAACACCAAGCCCCGATCCTCCGCGCTCCCGGCCAAGCGGGGCTTGCCGTGGGAACCCTGCTCGAATTCGATATCCAACGGCCCACACCCCAGATAAGCCCCCAGCAACACCCGCAGATGGGCGCGGGTCCAGACGAAGGCGGCGCGGCCCCCGGGCGAGCGCAGCCGGGCGGCGCGGTCGCGCTCGTCGGGGGCGAGGCAGGCTTCGGGCTCGGCAGCCAGGCGGGAAGCGGTGGTGAAATCGTGCCGCCAGATATGGAGGCTGGTACAGTCCGATATGGGCATGGAAATTCCAAGTGTCGCCGCAAAACCGTTTTTGTTAGTCTCTGGGGGTCCAAAGTTTGCCTTGAAGCTCATGCGCGACCAGGCCAAGCCCCGGACGCCAAAGCCCGCCATATTCTGGTATTTCTTACAACCCAGGGCGGCATTGGGATAACCAGTTGATTCATATACGCTGGAATGGTTTCTGCTTGATGATGCGAACCCCTTCCCCCCGCCCCAACAACACGCACCAAGGATTATAGCGATGCCGCAATCCACCAAACCCATACCCAGCCCCCGCTACGGCGACAAGATCGCCCTCGCCGCCGGCTCCCTCGCCCTGCTCCCCGCCGGGGCGGAAGCCGGCGTCATTTATTCCAACACCCCCATCAGTTCGCCCGGGCCCTCTGCATCAACCCCCGTCTTCTGGGATGTGGATAGCGCGAGCGGCAACGGCGATGAATTCGGGCTTTCGTTTTCCAGTGGTTGTGGTTGCTTACGATCCGGGCTCGTCATCTTCAGCTCGGGACTGAACGGCAGCGGCTTCGTGGCGCAAACGGGACCGGGCAACCCATTCGGGATCGCGAACCTGCCGCTAGGTTTCAAGGTCGGCAACAGCTTGGCATCGGGTTATGCGGGCGGCTTTGGGGCCACCTATCGCTTTATAACGAGTTCCGGGAACCTGGGGAGCGCTCCCCAAGGCTTCGCCGCGGACGTGCCGGGCTATTTCGGCTTCAGCTTCACCGATGGGATCGATTATTTCTATGGCTGGGCCGAAATGACCATCTCCCTATCCAGCCAAGAGTTCACCATCAGCCAGTGGGCCTACAACGACACCCCCTACGCCGCCATCTGCGTGGGCGAAACCAGCGGGCCGGGCGGTGTCGGTTGCGCCGCCGCCGTCCCCGAACCCGGCACGCCATCGCTGGCCTTGCTGGGCGCGGGCGCGGGCGGGCTCCGGGCTTGGCGCAGGCGCAGGCAGGCGGCCTAATCCCCGGCTCGGCGCGGACCGGGCCGGTCCTTTCCACCGGGTTCCCCCCATGGCCAAGAAAATCCTCCTCCTCGGCTGGGACGCCGCCGATTGGAAAGTCATCACCCCCCTGCTGGACACGGGCCAGATGCCCAACCTGGAAAAAATCGTCGGCCAGGGCGTGATGGGCAACCTCTCCACCCTGTACCCGGTCCTCTCGCCCATGCTGTGGACTTCCATCGCCACCGGCAAACGCGCCCACAAACACGGCATCCACGGCTTTTCCGAGCCGGACCCCCAAACCGGCGGCGTGCGCCCCATCACCAACCTGGGACGGAAAACCAAGGCGCTGTGGAACATCCTCCAACAGAACGGCCTGCGCTCCAACGTGGTGGGCTGGTGGCCCTCGCATCCGGCGGAGCCGATCTCGGGCGCCATGGTCTCCAACCACTTCCAACAGGCCACCGCGCCCCTGGGCCAAGCCTGGCCGCTGCGGCCCGGCACCGTCCATCCGCCGCGCCTCGCCGAGGCCCTGGCCGAATTCCGCATCCATCCACAGGAACTGGACGGCGACATGCTGCGGCTGTTCGTGCCCAAGGCCGCCGGGATCGACCAGCGCCAGGACCAGCGGCTCTACGCCATCGCCAAGATCATCGCCGAGAACGCCGGCATCCACGCCGCCGCCACCGCCCTCATGCAATTGGAGCCTTGGGATTTCATGGCGGTGTATTTCGACGGCATCGACCATTTCTGCCACGGCTTCATGAAATACCACCCGCCCCGGCCGCACTGGATTTCCGAGGAGGATTTCGAGCTATACCAGGACGTGGTGAACAGCGGCTACCGCTTCCACGACCTGATGCTGGGCACCTATCTGCAACTGGCCGGGGACGATACCACCGTCATCATCGTCTCCGACCACGGTTTCCACCCCGACCACCTGCGCCCCCAGGAACTCCCCAACGAACCGGCCGGACCCGCCGACGAACACCGCCATTTCGGCGTCATCGCCATGCGGGGGCCGGATTTGAAGCGGGACGAACTGCTGTTCGGGGCCAGTCTGTTGGACGTGACCCCGACCATCCTGGCCTTGTACGGCCTGCCGCTGGGCCGCGATATGGACGGCAAGCCGCTTTTGAACGCCTTCGCGGAACCGCCCGCGGTCGATTACCTCCCCAGTTGGGACGAAGTGCCGGGCGAGGCCGGGCTGCACCCCGCCGGGATGCAAGCCGATCCGGTAGACCAGGCCGAGGCGCTCAAGCAACTGGTGGAATTGGGTTATATCGACCCACCCGCCGCGGACCTGGAACAAGCCGCCGCCCACACGGTGAAGGAGTTGCGCTACAACCTGGCGCGGGACTACCAGGACAGCCAACACCTGCCCGAGGCCATGGCCCTCTACGCCGAATTGTGGGCGCAATGGCCGGACGAGGGCCGGTTCGGCGTGCATATGCTGGAATGCCAGCTACGGCTGGACCGGCCCGCCGCGGCCCGCGAGACCCTGGAACG
Encoded here:
- a CDS encoding alkaline phosphatase family protein; amino-acid sequence: MAKKILLLGWDAADWKVITPLLDTGQMPNLEKIVGQGVMGNLSTLYPVLSPMLWTSIATGKRAHKHGIHGFSEPDPQTGGVRPITNLGRKTKALWNILQQNGLRSNVVGWWPSHPAEPISGAMVSNHFQQATAPLGQAWPLRPGTVHPPRLAEALAEFRIHPQELDGDMLRLFVPKAAGIDQRQDQRLYAIAKIIAENAGIHAAATALMQLEPWDFMAVYFDGIDHFCHGFMKYHPPRPHWISEEDFELYQDVVNSGYRFHDLMLGTYLQLAGDDTTVIIVSDHGFHPDHLRPQELPNEPAGPADEHRHFGVIAMRGPDLKRDELLFGASLLDVTPTILALYGLPLGRDMDGKPLLNAFAEPPAVDYLPSWDEVPGEAGLHPAGMQADPVDQAEALKQLVELGYIDPPAADLEQAAAHTVKELRYNLARDYQDSQHLPEAMALYAELWAQWPDEGRFGVHMLECQLRLDRPAAARETLERLQREKERYAQAAAAELQQLNEEWQDKRPEDLTEHEQRKLNQLRKKAGVNRHTFAFLHGRVLAAEGRPEQALAAFAQAMAVQVHHRPSLFQHQAEALMALRRWGEAEAKLREVLAIDPTDAQAPLGLCRVHLALKRPQAALDSALAAIGLIYHNPLAHCLCAIALRRLGRPDEAIAALNTALAQNPVFPAAHRLLAGLYRHRGQLDRASEHRALARASRQRIAAFRTGQGLPEDADVKLDLDLLKSASVATLSTPGPLPALDGEIVVVSGLPRSGTSMMMQMLAAGGLRLLTDGERAADANNPRGYLELAAVKRLGRDADTSWLDGAGGQAVKIVAPLLPSLPLGHSYRIVFMERPLKEIVASQAAMLADLGKTGGKLSERALAAAYLKQMDSVRAVLAARPERVRVLAVDYRTVLAEPAATAALVNRFLGGTLDEAAMAGAVDPGLRRQRLA